One segment of Primulina tabacum isolate GXHZ01 chromosome 14, ASM2559414v2, whole genome shotgun sequence DNA contains the following:
- the LOC142523845 gene encoding transcription factor bHLH75-like yields MDEFNVSLQKPKPPLSEMNSNIELFNNLVSIESFDKNLQGIVASSVFNDWFFYQHDKINQLPIQFNDAIPRTMETYSIPVYDPTSHFFPSSHGCNSRSITLEPGILVKPSMISSFSGTDYLGPNKFVHVRAKRGQATDSHSLSERLRREKINEKLRCLQDLVPGCYKTMGMAVMLDVITNYVRSLQNQIDFLSLKLFAASLFHDFKSTEAEAVEPSVGTTGYEAQGMENDAGKNYGGFSQFQTSWPL; encoded by the exons ATGGATGAATTCAATGTAAGTTTGCAGAAGCCTAAACCTCCACTCTCAGAAATGAATTCAAACATAGAACTATTCAATAATTTGGTTTCGATCGAGAGTTTCGACAAAAATCTCCAAGGGATCGTAGCCTCCTCAGTATTCAATGATTGGTTCTTTTATCAACATGATAAGATCAATCAGTTGCCAATACAATTCAATGATGCAATTCCAAGAACAATGGAAACTTATAGCATTCCCGTTTACGATCCAACGTCTCATTTCTTTCCATCAAGCCATGGATGCAACAGCAGAAGTATAACGTTGGAGCCCGGAATCTTGGTTAAGCCTTCTATGATCAGTTCATTCTCTGGGACTGATTATTTAGGACCTAACAAG TTTGTTCATGTCAGAGCAAAGAGAGGTCAAGCCACAGATAGCCACAGTTTGTCTGAAAGG CTACGACGAGAGAAAATAAATGAAAAGCTGAGGTGCTTGCAAGATCTGGTTCCAGGGTGTTATAAG ACGATGGGAATGGCTGTCATGTTGGATGTAATAACCAATTATGTACGATCTTTGCAAAACCAAATTGAT tTTCTATCCCTGAAACTATTTGCAGCAAGTTTGTTCCATGATTTCAAATCAACAGAGGCAGAAGCCGTGGAACCAAGTGTG GGAACTACAGGATATGAAGCACAAGGGATGGAGAATGATGCAGGAAAAAACTATGGCGGATTCTCACAGTTCCAAACATCTTGGCCTCTTTGA